From the genome of Parazoarcus communis, one region includes:
- a CDS encoding LysE/ArgO family amino acid transporter codes for MNAGFLNGFMLTLGLIMAIGAQNAHVLRQGLRGEHVLLTVVVSVLCDVSLILLGMNGLGAVFSANPDWMEAARYGGAAFLGWYGLRSLRSALAGGSLQADAGQRRRLTWRQALLTAAGFSLLNPHAYLDTVVLLGSIGNSQAAELRPLFTAGAIAGSVCWFVLLGYGARLLAPVFRRPRAWQVLDGGVALMLWSIAAWLILSA; via the coding sequence ATGAATGCCGGCTTTCTGAACGGGTTTATGCTGACCCTCGGACTCATCATGGCCATCGGCGCACAGAACGCACATGTGCTGCGTCAGGGGCTGCGTGGCGAACATGTGCTGCTCACGGTCGTGGTGTCGGTCCTGTGTGACGTCAGCCTGATTCTGCTCGGCATGAACGGGCTGGGTGCAGTGTTCTCGGCCAATCCCGACTGGATGGAGGCAGCCCGCTACGGCGGCGCGGCTTTCCTCGGCTGGTACGGGCTGCGTTCGCTGCGCTCGGCACTTGCGGGTGGCAGCCTGCAGGCGGACGCCGGTCAGCGTCGCCGCCTGACCTGGCGCCAGGCACTGCTGACGGCTGCCGGCTTCAGTCTGCTCAATCCGCATGCCTATCTCGATACCGTGGTGTTGCTGGGTTCAATTGGCAACAGCCAGGCGGCGGAATTGCGTCCGTTGTTCACTGCGGGTGCGATTGCCGGTTCGGTGTGCTGGTTCGTGCTGCTGGGCTACGGCGCAAGGTTGCTGGCCCCGGTGTTCAGGCGCCCGCGCGCATGGCAGGTTCTCGATGGCGGCGTGGCGCTGATGCTGTGGAGCATCGCTGCGTGGCTGATCCTGTCTGCCTGA
- a CDS encoding LysR family transcriptional regulator ArgP: protein MLDLRLQAFEAVLKEGGFERAARHLNLTQSAVSQRVKLLEAELGQALLVRSKPVQPTPAGRRLLPYLTQLRLVEAEAQRALHPGAKGQPLRLPIGINADSLATWFLPAVEHVVREERLVLDCVVDDQDHTHALLANGDVLGCVSTRADPMRGCAVMRLGVMRYLCVASPEFRARHFPSGLTRAALGRAPAIVYGRNDDMHDLFLRNQFGLDAGHYPYHVVPSSEGFLAFAKNALGYGFVPEIQVVDALAAGSLVDLAPTQQETVELYWHHWQVQSSVMAQFSRDLVTGAARALELPSVDDTAAR from the coding sequence ATGTTAGACCTGCGTCTGCAAGCTTTCGAGGCGGTACTCAAGGAAGGTGGCTTCGAGCGCGCTGCGCGCCATCTCAACCTGACCCAGTCTGCGGTTTCGCAACGGGTGAAGCTGCTCGAGGCAGAGCTCGGGCAGGCGCTGCTGGTGCGCAGCAAGCCTGTGCAGCCGACCCCGGCCGGCCGCCGCCTGCTGCCCTATCTGACCCAGCTCAGGCTGGTCGAGGCCGAAGCCCAGCGTGCCTTGCACCCGGGCGCCAAGGGGCAGCCACTGCGCCTGCCGATCGGGATCAATGCGGACAGCCTGGCGACCTGGTTCCTGCCCGCGGTCGAACACGTGGTGCGGGAAGAACGCCTGGTGCTCGACTGCGTGGTCGATGACCAGGACCACACACACGCACTGCTGGCAAACGGCGACGTACTCGGTTGTGTGAGCACCCGCGCCGACCCGATGCGCGGTTGCGCAGTGATGCGACTCGGCGTGATGCGCTACCTGTGCGTCGCCTCACCCGAGTTTCGCGCCAGACACTTTCCTTCGGGCCTCACCCGGGCTGCACTCGGGCGCGCACCGGCCATCGTCTATGGCCGCAACGACGACATGCACGATCTCTTCCTGCGCAACCAGTTCGGTCTCGACGCCGGCCACTATCCCTACCACGTCGTCCCCTCATCCGAGGGTTTCCTCGCGTTTGCGAAGAACGCGCTGGGCTACGGCTTCGTGCCTGAGATTCAGGTCGTCGATGCGCTTGCAGCAGGCAGCCTCGTCGATCTCGCGCCCACGCAGCAGGAGACCGTCGAGCTGTACTGGCACCACTGGCAGGTTCAGTCCTCGGTGATGGCGCAGTTCTCGCGGGATCTCGTCACCGGTGCCGCACGCGCGCTGGAGCTGCCGTCCGTCGATGACACGGCGGCACGCTGA
- a CDS encoding DMT family transporter, producing the protein MKTDVSCPSPLPAIAIESTPELPAPGLAEGVSLWVYVKLVMVALFWGGTFIAGRVLAQEMPLMAAATGRFAIAVVLLLLVAWKLEGGLPRLRGSQIVVTAALGFTGIFLYNVCFLAALSHMPAGRTALLVALNPIATAVFASLLFHERLGRVKWLGFGIAFVGAAVVITRGELLTVAYDLGRSIGTGETLMFIAVMNWAAYTLIGRKALKDLSPVAATTYAAMWGLAFLSIGAAWEFRASEWHAFGWEVWGAMAYLGVFGTVVGFVWYYEGIKAIGASRAAVFTNLVPAFGVILGALVLGETILISMVVGGALAAIGVTLANRART; encoded by the coding sequence ATGAAGACCGACGTGTCATGTCCTTCGCCGCTGCCGGCAATCGCCATCGAGTCCACGCCCGAACTGCCTGCCCCAGGGCTTGCTGAAGGCGTCAGCCTGTGGGTGTATGTCAAGCTGGTCATGGTGGCGCTGTTCTGGGGCGGCACCTTCATCGCGGGGCGGGTGCTTGCCCAGGAGATGCCGCTGATGGCGGCGGCAACGGGGCGGTTTGCGATTGCGGTGGTGTTGTTGCTGCTCGTGGCGTGGAAGCTCGAGGGTGGTCTGCCCCGGCTGCGCGGGTCGCAGATCGTGGTGACCGCTGCACTCGGGTTCACCGGGATCTTTCTTTACAATGTCTGCTTTCTGGCGGCGCTTTCACACATGCCGGCGGGGCGGACGGCCTTGCTGGTCGCGCTGAACCCGATTGCGACCGCCGTGTTTGCCAGTCTCCTGTTTCACGAGCGCCTGGGCCGCGTCAAATGGCTCGGCTTCGGCATCGCTTTTGTGGGCGCCGCAGTCGTCATTACCCGCGGCGAGCTGCTGACCGTGGCATACGATCTGGGACGTTCGATCGGAACGGGTGAAACGCTCATGTTCATCGCGGTGATGAACTGGGCCGCATACACGCTGATCGGGCGCAAGGCGCTCAAGGATCTGAGCCCGGTTGCGGCGACGACGTATGCGGCGATGTGGGGGCTGGCCTTTCTGTCGATTGGCGCCGCGTGGGAGTTCAGGGCGAGTGAATGGCACGCCTTCGGATGGGAGGTGTGGGGCGCAATGGCCTACCTTGGGGTGTTCGGCACGGTGGTGGGTTTCGTCTGGTATTACGAAGGGATCAAGGCCATCGGCGCGTCCCGTGCGGCGGTCTTTACCAATCTGGTGCCCGCTTTCGGGGTCATTCTGGGGGCCCTGGTGCTGGGCGAGACGATCCTGATATCCATGGTGGTCGGTGGTGCGCTGGCGGCGATCGGCGTAACCCTCGCAAACCGGGCGAGGACCTAG
- a CDS encoding EamA family transporter, giving the protein MNNQALSGRDLAAALAVVVIWGLNFVAMKLALRDFTPWQLGAARYVFALVPLIFFVPRPKVPWRWLAAYGLAQGVGQFGLLFLGFELGMSSALASVLMQTQVFFTTIIGYFLLKERLTRQITGGLVFAGLGLLCFAMSFLAAHDVTATQMTISGFVLTLSAAAMWGVSNIVARNLQRSSPGYNPFQFVVWSSLTPIIPFVMMSWAFDPAEAQSNWTNASVTGWLGVAYLGWLATITAYGLWTHLLKRHPANRVAPFSLGVPVIGLVAGMLTFGETIGLWQAVGVAFIGLSLFVVMFGARVLKYVQLRS; this is encoded by the coding sequence ATGAACAATCAAGCACTCAGCGGTCGCGATCTGGCGGCGGCACTCGCGGTGGTGGTGATCTGGGGCCTCAATTTCGTTGCCATGAAACTGGCATTGCGTGACTTCACTCCGTGGCAGCTCGGAGCTGCACGTTATGTGTTTGCACTCGTGCCGCTCATCTTCTTCGTCCCCCGGCCCAAGGTGCCGTGGCGCTGGCTTGCCGCTTACGGTCTGGCTCAGGGCGTCGGGCAGTTCGGACTGCTGTTCCTCGGCTTTGAGCTCGGGATGAGCTCGGCCCTGGCGTCGGTGCTGATGCAGACGCAGGTGTTCTTTACCACCATCATCGGCTACTTCCTGCTCAAGGAGCGGCTGACGCGCCAGATCACCGGTGGTCTGGTCTTCGCTGGTCTGGGGCTGCTGTGTTTCGCGATGAGCTTCCTCGCCGCGCATGATGTGACGGCCACGCAGATGACCATCAGCGGCTTCGTGCTGACGCTGAGCGCTGCCGCGATGTGGGGCGTGTCGAACATCGTTGCCCGCAACCTGCAGCGCAGCAGCCCGGGCTACAACCCGTTCCAGTTCGTCGTCTGGTCGAGCCTGACGCCGATCATTCCGTTCGTGATGATGAGCTGGGCATTCGACCCCGCCGAGGCGCAGTCGAACTGGACCAATGCCTCCGTGACCGGCTGGCTCGGCGTGGCCTACCTGGGCTGGCTCGCCACCATCACCGCATACGGGCTATGGACCCACCTCCTGAAGCGTCATCCGGCCAATCGCGTCGCACCTTTCAGCCTCGGTGTCCCGGTGATCGGCCTCGTGGCCGGCATGCTGACCTTTGGCGAGACGATCGGCCTGTGGCAGGCGGTCGGCGTGGCCTTCATCGGGCTCTCGCTGTTCGTGGTGATGTTCGGCGCCAGAGTGCTGAAGTACGTCCAGCTCCGTTCCTGA
- a CDS encoding methyl-accepting chemotaxis protein translates to MLNNFQSLKARLLLLGLVSFLGVVVLAGATLWYSQRSKAHLLEFVDQSVALNRSATVTYANGLQMGQALRNIILDPANKKGYDNYSNAGEIFNTEIVRLLELMRKETTEASKADELEARIAEWRPLQFEVLELAKGGQVSEAIAFLSPRETPAWRAVRALLLDQVKQSEKQAELKRIELVSVLNASITSAIAVSGLVLVLVVLFTIFVGRGVFRQVGAEPEFTATALSRIAGGDLTHEIELGSADPKSILAAAHAMQTHLRELINKIVLSSEAVLKTSDSLRSNSTNISLRTEEQSSATSAIAAAVEQLTVSIGVMSEHAAQAATLSLDAEEKVREGLNGVTATTGTISRVANSMIQSSAMMDELSSKVDGINGIARTIRDIADQTNLLALNAAIEAARAGEQGRGFAVVADEVRKLAERTTASTLEISTMITGVQNSTKVAQENLSLTQRLALEGAQYTEEVQSSVLGLNQATSSVRDAVDSIKLALQEQSAASTDIAQRIEQIAQDTEEVHLSTANSSERAQELVELAHMLREQVSRFRTA, encoded by the coding sequence ATGCTGAACAATTTTCAATCGTTGAAAGCTCGTCTTCTGCTGCTTGGACTGGTCAGCTTTCTCGGCGTGGTCGTACTGGCAGGCGCAACGCTCTGGTATTCGCAGCGAAGCAAGGCACACCTCCTGGAGTTTGTCGATCAGTCTGTCGCGCTGAATCGCAGTGCCACCGTCACCTACGCGAACGGCTTGCAGATGGGGCAGGCGCTAAGGAACATCATTCTCGACCCGGCCAACAAGAAGGGGTATGACAACTACAGCAATGCGGGCGAAATCTTCAACACGGAGATCGTACGTTTGCTCGAACTCATGAGAAAGGAAACCACGGAAGCCAGCAAAGCGGATGAGCTTGAAGCGCGCATCGCGGAGTGGCGGCCCTTGCAGTTCGAGGTTCTTGAGTTGGCCAAGGGCGGTCAGGTCAGCGAGGCTATCGCCTTCCTTTCGCCCAGGGAGACGCCGGCGTGGCGCGCTGTTCGAGCGTTATTGCTGGACCAGGTAAAGCAAAGCGAGAAGCAGGCTGAGCTGAAACGGATTGAACTGGTTTCCGTCCTCAACGCGTCAATAACGAGCGCCATCGCAGTAAGCGGTCTTGTTCTGGTGTTAGTGGTCCTGTTCACGATCTTTGTAGGGCGCGGTGTTTTTCGTCAGGTTGGCGCGGAGCCTGAGTTCACCGCCACGGCTTTAAGTCGCATTGCCGGAGGTGACCTTACACATGAGATCGAGCTTGGCAGCGCAGACCCGAAAAGCATTCTGGCAGCAGCGCACGCAATGCAGACGCACTTGCGTGAGCTGATCAACAAGATTGTCCTCAGCTCGGAAGCGGTGCTGAAAACCAGCGATAGTCTTCGGAGCAATTCAACGAACATCTCGCTGAGAACAGAGGAACAGAGCTCGGCAACCTCGGCGATTGCGGCCGCCGTTGAGCAACTGACGGTCAGTATTGGGGTCATGTCAGAGCATGCGGCCCAGGCCGCTACGCTATCGCTGGATGCTGAAGAGAAAGTCCGCGAAGGCCTTAACGGGGTTACTGCGACCACTGGCACAATAAGCAGGGTGGCCAACAGCATGATCCAGTCGTCGGCCATGATGGACGAGCTGAGCTCGAAGGTTGACGGCATCAATGGCATTGCCAGGACGATTCGGGACATTGCTGATCAAACGAATCTTCTCGCACTCAACGCGGCTATTGAGGCCGCGCGCGCAGGTGAGCAGGGCCGGGGCTTTGCAGTTGTAGCAGATGAGGTCAGGAAGCTTGCTGAACGGACAACCGCCTCTACGCTCGAAATTTCGACGATGATCACTGGCGTACAGAACAGCACTAAAGTGGCGCAGGAGAATCTGTCACTCACTCAACGCCTGGCACTCGAGGGCGCCCAATACACTGAGGAGGTTCAATCGTCGGTGCTGGGTCTCAATCAAGCCACAAGCTCGGTTCGCGATGCTGTCGATTCAATCAAGCTTGCGTTGCAGGAACAAAGCGCAGCCAGCACCGATATTGCACAGCGTATTGAGCAGATTGCCCAGGATACCGAAGAGGTTCACCTGTCGACGGCGAATTCCAGTGAGCGTGCGCAGGAGCTGGTCGAACTGGCACACATGCTGCGAGAACAAGTCAGTCGGTTCAGGACAGCGTAG
- a CDS encoding GGDEF domain-containing protein, giving the protein MPATLLLREVADGLMRNPLVASVEVRSARGETLVRLPDGPPPEVSDDIEPMHAERLLSSPFDESESVGVFVIRANQTRVNGIARQEALLLAAMMIGQAVLLALLLCGAVAVLISQPIIKLARNMRAMTPGSTERLYTPARHRRDEIGSLIGGAVADGSALSVLCIDLDGFKQVNDEHGHEAGDQVLKVCAERMNAVVRRSTDLAGRLGGDEFLVALRDVGPLELTLSATVANLLSVLCEPVILSGGTAVRVGASIGIACAPRDGTDRATLFELADANMYEVKRTGKNNFAMAVAPEPCDRH; this is encoded by the coding sequence ATGCCGGCGACGCTTTTGTTGCGTGAAGTCGCCGACGGGCTGATGCGCAACCCTCTGGTGGCCTCGGTCGAGGTTCGCTCGGCACGCGGCGAGACCTTGGTCCGGCTGCCCGATGGCCCGCCCCCTGAAGTGTCTGACGACATCGAGCCCATGCATGCCGAACGCCTTTTGAGTTCGCCGTTCGACGAGAGTGAATCGGTCGGCGTGTTTGTAATTCGGGCCAACCAGACGCGGGTCAATGGCATTGCCCGACAAGAGGCCTTGTTGCTGGCAGCCATGATGATCGGCCAGGCCGTGCTGCTTGCACTGCTGCTGTGCGGCGCAGTGGCGGTACTCATATCGCAACCCATCATCAAGCTGGCGCGGAACATGCGCGCGATGACGCCCGGTTCCACAGAGCGTCTGTACACCCCTGCCCGCCACCGCCGCGATGAGATCGGCTCCTTGATTGGCGGCGCCGTCGCGGATGGCTCCGCTTTGAGCGTGCTGTGCATCGATCTCGACGGCTTCAAGCAAGTCAATGATGAGCACGGCCATGAAGCCGGCGACCAAGTGCTGAAGGTCTGCGCCGAACGCATGAACGCAGTGGTCCGGCGCTCCACCGATCTGGCCGGGCGGCTCGGCGGGGACGAGTTCTTGGTGGCCTTGCGCGATGTCGGCCCCCTGGAGCTGACGCTGAGCGCAACCGTGGCCAATCTGCTGTCCGTGTTGTGCGAACCCGTCATCCTGAGCGGCGGGACGGCAGTGCGCGTCGGTGCCAGTATCGGGATTGCCTGTGCGCCACGTGATGGTACCGACCGGGCCACGCTGTTCGAACTGGCGGACGCGAACATGTACGAGGTCAAGCGGACCGGAAAGAACAATTTCGCGATGGCCGTCGCGCCCGAGCCCTGCGATCGGCATTGA
- a CDS encoding AsnC family transcriptional regulator — protein MTNESVSGVDAGGDELDRRLVLATQQGLPLVPRPYAELASQLGCTEAVVRERLAAMLSSGAIRRIGAVPNHYAIGYTANGMTVWDIDDALVDEVGELVGALGFITHCYRRPRQLPDWPYNLFAMVHAGSREAALERVDEVAALIQTRFPGACRARDVLFSTAILKKTGIRLS, from the coding sequence ATGACGAACGAATCGGTGAGCGGTGTCGATGCGGGAGGCGACGAACTGGATCGTCGCCTGGTACTCGCCACCCAGCAGGGCTTGCCGCTGGTGCCGCGTCCCTATGCCGAGCTCGCCAGCCAGCTTGGCTGCACCGAAGCCGTGGTGCGCGAACGTCTCGCGGCGATGCTGTCCAGCGGTGCGATCAGGCGTATCGGCGCAGTGCCCAATCACTACGCCATCGGCTATACCGCAAACGGCATGACCGTATGGGATATCGACGACGCGCTGGTGGATGAAGTCGGCGAGCTGGTGGGGGCGCTCGGTTTCATCACCCATTGCTACCGCCGGCCGCGCCAGTTGCCCGACTGGCCGTACAACCTGTTTGCGATGGTCCACGCAGGCAGCCGCGAGGCTGCTCTCGAGCGTGTCGACGAAGTGGCGGCGCTGATCCAGACCCGCTTTCCCGGCGCGTGTCGCGCGCGCGATGTCCTTTTTTCCACGGCGATTCTCAAGAAGACCGGCATCAGGCTGAGCTAG
- a CDS encoding Lrp/AsnC family transcriptional regulator, whose product MAEHTARGARGIAASREPDAVDRRLINALQGEFPLVEQPYAAIGTMLGLSEDEVIARLSSLLDDRVLTRFGPMFQIERMGGAFCLAAMSVPEADWERVVDAVNSLPAVAHNYRRTHAFNMWFVLATASPEGIADAAARIETLTGLPVHLFPKEREYFVEMRLEA is encoded by the coding sequence ATGGCTGAACACACGGCACGAGGCGCACGCGGTATCGCTGCCAGTCGTGAGCCCGACGCCGTCGACCGCCGCCTGATCAATGCACTGCAGGGCGAGTTTCCCCTTGTGGAACAACCCTATGCAGCCATCGGGACGATGCTTGGCCTGAGCGAGGACGAAGTGATCGCGCGTCTGAGCAGTCTGCTCGACGACCGCGTACTGACCCGCTTCGGGCCGATGTTCCAGATTGAGCGCATGGGCGGTGCCTTCTGTCTGGCGGCGATGTCAGTGCCCGAGGCCGACTGGGAGCGGGTGGTGGACGCCGTCAATTCCCTGCCGGCCGTGGCGCACAACTACCGCCGCACGCATGCCTTCAACATGTGGTTCGTGCTTGCAACCGCAAGCCCCGAGGGCATCGCGGATGCGGCGGCGCGCATCGAGACGCTTACCGGCTTGCCGGTACATCTGTTTCCCAAGGAAAGGGAGTACTTCGTCGAAATGAGGCTGGAGGCCTGA
- a CDS encoding Lrp/AsnC family transcriptional regulator, whose product MARIHPLLLDIDSAEFRLLNDWQRGFPLVPCPFAVIGDRVGLSEQAVIERYLDWVTSGVVSRVGAVFAPRRLGAGALVALAVPPERLDDVAARVSAEPGVNHNYEREHAFNLWFVASAADDKALRRMVCSIEADTGCHALILPLEEEFHIDLGFDLSGRCAADRAECESRVSGSTATACALPEMERSLFAALQRGLPIMPAPWAGVGQRVGLNENMVIEIVSRALEDGLIRRFGVVVRHHELGIKANAMCVWDVPDELASTLGRQLARYPGVTLCYRRARSLPHWPYNLFCMIHGSVRETVLAQRDEIARSLGLDHFPHAVLFSGRRFKQSGAHYLPLGPESGHG is encoded by the coding sequence ATGGCACGCATCCATCCCTTGCTGCTCGACATCGACAGTGCCGAGTTTCGTCTGCTCAACGACTGGCAGCGCGGCTTTCCGCTCGTGCCGTGTCCCTTTGCCGTGATCGGCGACCGCGTCGGTCTGAGCGAGCAGGCGGTCATCGAACGCTATCTCGACTGGGTGACGTCCGGTGTGGTGAGCCGGGTGGGCGCGGTGTTCGCACCGCGTCGCCTGGGGGCGGGCGCGCTGGTGGCGCTGGCGGTGCCACCGGAACGCCTGGACGACGTCGCTGCACGCGTAAGCGCCGAGCCTGGCGTCAATCACAACTATGAGCGCGAGCACGCCTTCAATCTGTGGTTCGTCGCGTCCGCTGCCGACGATAAGGCCTTGCGGCGCATGGTCTGTTCCATCGAGGCCGATACCGGCTGCCATGCCCTCATCCTGCCGCTGGAAGAAGAATTCCATATCGATCTCGGTTTCGATCTTTCCGGACGCTGTGCGGCAGACCGGGCCGAATGCGAGTCCCGTGTGTCGGGCAGCACTGCGACGGCATGTGCCCTGCCGGAGATGGAACGCAGCCTGTTCGCCGCCCTGCAGCGCGGCTTGCCCATCATGCCCGCGCCGTGGGCTGGCGTCGGCCAGCGGGTCGGTCTGAACGAGAACATGGTGATCGAGATCGTGTCGCGTGCGCTCGAGGACGGGCTGATCCGGCGCTTCGGCGTGGTGGTTCGTCACCATGAACTCGGCATCAAGGCCAACGCCATGTGTGTGTGGGATGTGCCGGACGAACTGGCCAGCACGCTGGGCAGGCAGCTCGCACGCTATCCCGGCGTGACGCTGTGCTATCGGCGCGCACGGTCCCTTCCGCACTGGCCATACAACCTGTTCTGCATGATTCACGGCAGCGTCCGTGAAACCGTGCTTGCGCAGCGGGACGAGATCGCCCGCTCGCTCGGGCTCGATCACTTTCCGCATGCGGTGCTGTTCAGCGGACGGCGCTTCAAGCAGAGCGGCGCGCACTACCTGCCGCTGGGACCGGAGAGCGGTCATGGCTGA
- a CDS encoding cytochrome D1 domain-containing protein, translating to MSKENVRLSPPLLWGILLPVMVLLLSACTTAAPVLRGTGDLGVLIERADGRVKIVDTSARAVLAQVEGLGDLSHASVVFSRDARYAFVFGRDGGLSKVDLLTGRIVRRIMQAGNAIGGAISQDGRIVVAQNYMPGGIKAFDAETLELVADVPASYGSDGQRSKVVGLADLPGNRFVYSLFDADEIRVTDLSDPAHPTTQRFPAGRQPYDALVTPDGRYYIAGLFGEDGLAMLDLWQPQQGVRKILAGYGKGDAPLPVYKMPHLRGWAIAGGRAYLPAIGRHEVLVVDTTTWQEVGRIAVKSQPVFVMARPDGREVWVNFAFPENGWVQVIDTLSQDVVDTLQPGRAILHMEFAPRGEVVWLSSRDDNRVFIYDTASHKPLHSIAAASPSGIFFTSRAARTGF from the coding sequence ATGTCGAAGGAAAACGTTCGCCTTTCCCCGCCGCTGCTATGGGGCATTCTGTTGCCGGTGATGGTGCTCCTGCTGTCGGCCTGCACCACGGCCGCGCCGGTACTGCGCGGTACCGGCGATCTTGGCGTGCTGATCGAGCGTGCCGACGGACGCGTGAAAATTGTCGATACCAGTGCGCGCGCCGTGCTCGCTCAGGTTGAAGGGCTGGGTGACCTGTCGCACGCCTCGGTGGTGTTCTCGCGCGACGCGCGCTATGCCTTCGTGTTCGGGCGCGATGGAGGCCTGAGCAAGGTCGACCTGCTGACCGGGCGCATCGTCCGGCGGATCATGCAGGCGGGCAACGCGATTGGCGGCGCGATTTCGCAGGATGGCCGCATCGTGGTGGCGCAGAACTACATGCCTGGCGGCATCAAGGCCTTCGATGCCGAAACCCTCGAGCTGGTCGCCGACGTGCCGGCGAGCTACGGCAGCGACGGTCAGCGCTCCAAGGTGGTTGGTCTGGCAGATCTGCCGGGCAACCGCTTCGTGTATTCCCTGTTCGATGCGGACGAGATCCGCGTGACCGACCTCTCCGATCCGGCACACCCGACAACGCAGCGCTTCCCCGCCGGTCGTCAGCCCTACGATGCGCTGGTGACACCCGACGGGCGCTACTACATCGCGGGCCTGTTCGGTGAGGACGGGCTGGCCATGCTCGACCTGTGGCAACCGCAGCAGGGCGTGCGCAAGATTCTCGCCGGCTACGGCAAGGGCGACGCACCATTGCCGGTGTACAAGATGCCGCACCTTCGCGGCTGGGCGATTGCGGGCGGGCGTGCCTACCTGCCCGCCATCGGCCGTCATGAAGTGCTGGTGGTGGACACCACCACCTGGCAGGAAGTGGGGCGGATTGCGGTGAAGAGCCAGCCGGTGTTCGTGATGGCGCGGCCGGACGGGCGTGAGGTGTGGGTCAACTTCGCCTTTCCCGAGAACGGCTGGGTACAGGTCATCGACACCCTGAGCCAGGATGTGGTCGATACGCTGCAGCCGGGACGCGCCATTCTGCACATGGAGTTCGCGCCCCGCGGCGAGGTCGTATGGCTGTCGTCGCGGGACGACAACCGGGTGTTCATCTACGACACGGCCAGCCACAAGCCGCTTCACAGCATTGCGGCAGCCAGTCCGAGCGGCATCTTCTTTACCAGCCGCGCGGCACGTACCGGGTTCTGA
- a CDS encoding c-type cytochrome, whose amino-acid sequence MKPPALLMHVLVLVGLTLMSVFASATPPLAAERERVLVHMVRQDCGSCHGLTLGGGLGPALTPAALADKPVDGLVATVMYGRPGTPMPPFRGILSELEARWIIDQLMHGFPADRGLALQRAER is encoded by the coding sequence ATGAAGCCGCCAGCACTGTTGATGCATGTTCTCGTTCTTGTCGGGCTCACCCTGATGTCCGTGTTCGCTTCGGCCACGCCGCCGCTTGCGGCCGAACGCGAACGCGTGCTGGTGCACATGGTTCGCCAGGACTGCGGCTCCTGTCATGGGCTGACGCTTGGCGGTGGGCTCGGGCCCGCGCTGACCCCCGCTGCACTTGCCGACAAACCGGTCGACGGACTGGTGGCAACCGTCATGTACGGGCGTCCCGGCACGCCGATGCCGCCGTTTCGCGGCATTCTCTCCGAACTCGAAGCGCGCTGGATCATTGATCAGCTGATGCACGGTTTTCCGGCCGATCGCGGGCTGGCGTTGCAGCGCGCAGAACGCTAG